One genomic window of Gemmatimonadaceae bacterium includes the following:
- the pyrE gene encoding orotate phosphoribosyltransferase, producing MSDRDSLIRLLAERSVKTGNFVLASGKTSSVYVDARLTTMSPDGLSLIGPLGLDTMIRAGWKAESVGGLTLGADPIAYSISYASARLERPIRAFTVRKQVKSHGAANLIEGPFRPTDSVVIVEDVITTGGSALRAIDAVEQAGGTVMGVLALVDREEGGRETIEARGLDVITLSRITEILALQ from the coding sequence ATGAGTGATCGAGACAGCCTCATTCGCCTTCTTGCCGAAAGATCGGTCAAGACAGGGAATTTCGTACTCGCTTCGGGAAAGACGTCCAGCGTTTATGTCGACGCCCGATTGACGACGATGAGTCCCGATGGGTTGTCCCTGATCGGGCCGCTCGGACTCGATACGATGATACGTGCCGGATGGAAAGCCGAGTCGGTTGGTGGTTTGACACTGGGTGCCGACCCGATCGCTTACTCCATCAGTTACGCCAGTGCCAGACTGGAGAGACCGATTCGAGCGTTCACCGTTCGAAAGCAGGTAAAATCACACGGAGCCGCAAATCTCATCGAAGGGCCCTTTCGCCCAACCGACAGTGTGGTCATCGTCGAAGATGTAATCACAACCGGAGGATCGGCTTTACGCGCTATTGATGCAGTGGAACAGGCCGGTGGAACTGTCATGGGGGTGCTGGCACTTGTCGACCGCGAAGAAGGTGGACGGGAAACGATCGAGGCAAGAGGCCTCGATGTTATCACCTTGTCGCGGATTACTGAGATTCTCGCTCTCCAATAA
- a CDS encoding helix-turn-helix domain-containing protein, producing the protein MAAMVREFPRVPAMALLTETHYSTPHNVLELGQLGVRILIDARQPSGWQALRDILAAERSSDLQRTALGQLSSDLTGAPTDCWRFFELLFSHTPQIHTVRQLSRQLHILPSTLMSRFFRAHLPAPKRYLSLARLIRAARLFENPGLSVASVANHLDYSSPQSFGRHIRTVMKISPVAFREAYDGAGMVQYFRRELVIPHVETLRDFHPASTSPGWITRQRNHELRQVPPKRSGT; encoded by the coding sequence ATGGCAGCAATGGTTCGTGAGTTTCCGCGTGTGCCCGCGATGGCATTGTTGACTGAGACTCACTATTCGACACCACATAATGTCCTTGAGCTGGGTCAACTCGGTGTTCGAATTCTCATTGATGCTCGTCAGCCTTCAGGCTGGCAGGCACTTCGCGATATTCTTGCCGCTGAGCGTTCAAGTGATCTGCAGCGAACGGCATTGGGGCAACTCAGTTCCGACCTGACTGGCGCGCCCACCGATTGCTGGCGGTTCTTTGAGCTGCTCTTCAGCCATACACCTCAGATTCATACTGTTCGACAACTTTCCCGACAACTTCACATTCTACCAAGCACCCTGATGAGCCGTTTTTTTCGTGCACATCTGCCAGCACCAAAGCGGTATCTCTCGCTTGCCCGGCTCATCCGGGCAGCTAGACTCTTTGAGAACCCGGGTTTATCTGTTGCGAGCGTTGCCAACCATCTTGACTATTCGTCCCCCCAGAGCTTTGGGCGCCATATCAGGACCGTCATGAAAATATCGCCGGTAGCCTTTCGGGAGGCATACGATGGAGCTGGTATGGTTCAGTATTTTCGTCGGGAACTAGTGATTCCGCACGTCGAAACTTTGCGTGATTTCCATCCTGCCTCAACAAGTCCAGGCTGGATCACTCGTCAGAGAAATCACGAGCTTCGCCAAGTGCCACCAAAACGTTCGGGCACGTGA
- the dnaN gene encoding DNA polymerase III subunit beta, which produces MRLTISREKLQEGLNAVLASIPGKTTLPVLANILVETTDRGIKLSGTDLDIAVSTEVAADVETSGAVTIPAKKLSEIARELPPAPVRLAAVGEQRITLECGRSKFKLLGLPRDEFPTFPTVKFDDSWRIKSGDLQKLISHTAFAVSSEESRPILNGVLWELRPDRMSMVATNGHRLAKMDVPATSSAGSNDLIIPPKALEQVRRLFPAEEELEIGRGENHIAFRSPFTAVYTRLIEGPYPPYDQVIPRDNDRVAIADKASLISALKRMSVVASDQTHRIRLSFNSGMLKFSVQTPDLGEAQDELPIKYTGDQLDIGFNASYLLEILRYIPTDEVRLTFKAPERAATLEPEGWSDSATYLCLVMPLRLVD; this is translated from the coding sequence ATGCGGCTAACGATTTCCCGAGAGAAGCTACAGGAAGGTCTTAACGCAGTTCTAGCAAGCATTCCCGGAAAGACAACCCTCCCTGTTCTCGCGAATATCCTTGTCGAAACGACAGATCGAGGGATAAAGCTGTCTGGCACCGATCTCGATATTGCGGTCAGCACTGAGGTAGCCGCGGATGTCGAGACCAGCGGTGCGGTCACGATACCAGCAAAAAAGTTATCTGAGATTGCGCGTGAGCTGCCGCCGGCGCCGGTCCGCCTGGCTGCGGTAGGGGAGCAAAGAATCACGCTCGAGTGCGGTCGGTCCAAGTTCAAACTGCTTGGCCTTCCAAGGGACGAGTTTCCTACGTTCCCGACTGTAAAGTTCGATGACAGTTGGCGTATCAAATCAGGGGATCTGCAAAAACTGATTTCCCATACTGCTTTCGCAGTGTCATCTGAAGAAAGCCGCCCGATTCTGAATGGTGTGCTCTGGGAGCTCAGGCCGGACCGAATGAGCATGGTGGCAACAAATGGTCACCGACTGGCGAAAATGGATGTACCAGCCACATCCAGTGCCGGATCGAACGATCTGATAATTCCGCCCAAGGCGCTCGAGCAGGTGCGTCGGCTGTTTCCTGCTGAAGAAGAACTGGAAATCGGACGAGGTGAGAATCATATCGCTTTTCGATCGCCCTTCACCGCGGTGTACACCAGGCTCATCGAGGGTCCGTACCCACCGTATGATCAGGTGATTCCGCGGGATAATGATCGTGTAGCTATTGCCGACAAGGCATCATTGATCAGTGCACTGAAACGCATGTCGGTGGTGGCTTCCGATCAGACGCATCGGATTCGTCTGTCGTTTAACTCGGGGATGCTGAAATTCAGTGTGCAAACCCCGGATCTGGGTGAAGCCCAGGACGAGCTTCCAATCAAGTACACGGGAGACCAACTCGATATTGGCTTCAATGCCAGCTATCTCCTCGAGATCCTCAGGTATATCCCGACGGATGAAGTTCGTCTCACCTTCAAAGCACCAGAGCGTGCCGCTACTCTCGAGCCAGAAGGCTGGTCGGATTCAGCGACCTATCTTTGTCTTGTGATGCCTCTCCGCCTGGTGGACTAG
- the dnaA gene encoding chromosomal replication initiator protein DnaA, with protein MDYGWLPMSLTPAEVWKRLLDRARDEIPEQTFRTWLEPSEALDITNNVLSVGVPDQFAADWNESKHAELLAGYAAIALGHPLKVVFRVHEERRKRSQMDLFVAPKAVIPTPQGHNKNNQGVLSPRYTFDHFVIGKSNELAAAAAHAVSQAPGKVYNPLFIYGDTGLGKTHLMQAIAHGILTTEPQTRITFVGTEQFTNDLIGSIQNRTTAAFRRQYRETDLLLIDDVHFLKGKEGTQEEFFHTFNALYEAGRQIVLTSDRLPSEIPGLEGRLVSRFQWGMVADIELPDFEHRVAILKQKSHLDHLEHTIPDDVIRFIAENVRSSVRELEGSVIKLLAYASLKHQDISVDVAREALRDKLRGNDNLNDTFDDGRASLTMNTIQKAVAREWGVTAEGLRSKTRTKTLTLPRQIAMLLARELLSTQLVEIGNAFGGRDHSTVIHSIEKITEATKVDPVFKTRVNKIRVMLESLR; from the coding sequence ATGGACTACGGTTGGCTCCCCATGTCACTCACTCCCGCAGAAGTCTGGAAGCGACTACTCGACCGCGCTCGAGATGAAATTCCAGAGCAGACATTTCGAACCTGGCTCGAGCCCAGTGAGGCTCTGGACATCACCAACAATGTTCTGTCAGTAGGCGTGCCTGATCAGTTCGCAGCGGATTGGAATGAGTCAAAACATGCGGAGCTTCTGGCGGGTTATGCCGCAATTGCGCTTGGACATCCGCTCAAGGTCGTATTCCGTGTCCATGAAGAACGACGGAAGCGTTCCCAGATGGATCTCTTTGTCGCCCCTAAAGCCGTCATACCGACACCACAGGGACATAATAAGAACAACCAAGGGGTTTTAAGCCCTCGGTACACATTCGACCACTTTGTCATTGGAAAATCGAATGAGCTCGCCGCTGCTGCCGCTCATGCTGTTTCCCAAGCACCCGGGAAAGTCTACAACCCGCTCTTCATTTACGGCGACACCGGGCTCGGCAAAACACATTTGATGCAGGCTATCGCCCATGGGATTCTCACGACTGAGCCGCAAACTCGCATCACATTTGTAGGAACCGAACAATTTACCAACGATCTCATCGGATCGATCCAGAACAGGACCACAGCTGCTTTCCGTCGTCAATACCGGGAAACGGATCTACTGCTGATCGATGATGTCCATTTTCTCAAGGGCAAGGAAGGAACACAGGAAGAATTTTTCCACACCTTTAATGCGCTTTATGAGGCCGGGAGGCAGATCGTTCTGACCAGCGACCGGTTGCCGTCGGAAATCCCTGGCCTCGAAGGCAGACTCGTCAGCCGTTTCCAGTGGGGAATGGTAGCCGACATTGAGTTGCCTGATTTCGAGCACCGCGTTGCAATTCTCAAGCAGAAGTCACACCTCGATCATCTCGAGCACACCATTCCAGACGATGTCATCCGATTCATCGCGGAAAATGTCCGGTCGAGCGTTCGAGAACTGGAGGGGTCAGTTATAAAGCTGCTTGCGTACGCCTCATTGAAACACCAGGACATATCAGTCGACGTTGCCCGGGAGGCACTACGAGACAAGCTTCGTGGAAATGACAACCTGAACGACACGTTCGATGACGGTCGGGCTTCTCTCACGATGAATACAATCCAGAAGGCTGTCGCCAGGGAGTGGGGAGTTACCGCTGAAGGGCTTCGCTCAAAAACACGGACCAAAACGCTCACCCTACCTCGGCAGATAGCAATGTTGCTCGCCCGCGAGCTCCTGAGCACCCAACTGGTGGAGATTGGTAATGCCTTCGGCGGCAGGGATCATTCCACTGTAATTCACAGCATTGAAAAGATCACTGAAGCAACCAAGGTTGATCCTGTGTTCAAAACCCGAGTGAATAAAATCCGGGTAATGTTGGAATCACTCAGATAG
- the rpmH gene encoding 50S ribosomal protein L34, whose amino-acid sequence MGKPTYRPRNKRRVRTHGFRERMSTRWGREVLSRRRKKGRKQLTVRLPSKYAGA is encoded by the coding sequence ATGGGTAAGCCAACTTACCGTCCTCGGAATAAGCGTCGAGTTCGAACACACGGGTTTCGTGAAAGAATGTCGACGCGATGGGGTCGAGAGGTTTTGAGCCGTCGTCGCAAGAAGGGGAGAAAGCAGCTCACCGTAAGGTTGCCGAGTAAATACGCCGGCGCCTAG
- the yidD gene encoding membrane protein insertion efficiency factor YidD, translated as MKNPVVTGIRGYQLLISPLLPPSCRYYPTCSTYAIEAIEKHGTVAGSWLAIRRIARCHPFRPGGFDPVP; from the coding sequence ATGAAAAATCCCGTGGTGACAGGCATTCGTGGCTACCAACTTCTGATCTCGCCTCTCCTTCCACCTTCGTGCCGTTATTATCCAACCTGCTCTACGTACGCCATCGAGGCTATTGAAAAGCACGGTACAGTTGCAGGTAGCTGGCTTGCGATCCGCCGGATCGCGCGCTGTCATCCCTTTCGACCGGGTGGATTCGATCCGGTCCCGTAA
- the yidC gene encoding membrane protein insertase YidC: protein MDNKRLSLALVLAAAVVVLTQILFPTPRRVNTEVTAVRDTVNKTPVQAAASADTGASPGVVNSSLSDTIKSVNGPPATGPVRPEITTVTTKNSTYRFTNMGAAPVSVVVSSYRNLAPAGGLVELKSAGQPLLRYSIVMQGDTLSLDRVPFALTRSDSTAESRSLNYTATVAGLPIRIIYDFVPGTYVVNVTGRIEGAKGSTYLLTELPSTLPAAESDTLGDLRTLAYSFKPTRENASGVPFSKLEPGTQKLEPGPLSWVAVRNKYFVVGLINPQGSNFSELTLKGGPRTSKTATNASATVVKSLPEGQFAFEMYAGPQQSTQLLAVGRDFDNVNPYGWSFLQGVVNPIAALCLKLLLWMHDNLKLTYGWVLVIFGVLVRIALWPLNQSAMRSSLKMQEIQPRLAEVQKRYKDKPEKQREEMMKVYKEAGASPFTALSGCLPALIPMPVLFALFFVFQNTIEFRGVPFLWLLDISVKDPFYILPVLMGASMFVLSWIGLRNAPPNPQAKMMGYMFPVMMVFFLANMASGLNLYYTAQNIAALPQQWLLARERARNKRPI from the coding sequence ATGGACAATAAAAGACTTTCTCTAGCGCTGGTGCTGGCTGCTGCTGTTGTGGTGCTTACTCAAATTCTCTTTCCCACACCGCGGCGCGTAAATACTGAAGTCACTGCTGTTCGTGATACGGTCAATAAGACACCTGTTCAGGCTGCGGCGTCTGCCGATACCGGGGCCTCCCCGGGAGTCGTGAATTCGTCGCTAAGTGATACTATAAAATCGGTCAATGGTCCTCCGGCTACCGGGCCAGTTCGGCCGGAAATCACGACTGTAACCACGAAAAACTCGACATATCGATTTACGAATATGGGAGCAGCTCCTGTTTCTGTAGTGGTCAGCAGCTACAGGAATCTTGCGCCTGCAGGTGGTCTCGTAGAACTCAAATCAGCAGGTCAACCGCTTCTTCGCTATTCGATTGTCATGCAGGGTGATACTCTCAGCCTTGATCGGGTTCCATTTGCCCTGACGCGGTCTGACAGTACTGCCGAGTCCCGGTCTCTGAACTACACCGCAACGGTCGCCGGGCTGCCAATACGCATCATCTATGACTTTGTTCCTGGCACATATGTCGTGAACGTCACTGGCAGGATCGAGGGAGCAAAAGGATCTACCTATCTGTTGACGGAACTGCCCTCGACCCTGCCTGCGGCAGAGTCTGACACGCTGGGTGATTTGCGAACGCTTGCCTATTCGTTCAAGCCTACACGCGAGAATGCCAGTGGTGTTCCGTTCAGTAAACTGGAGCCCGGTACCCAGAAGCTGGAGCCTGGGCCTCTTTCATGGGTTGCAGTTCGGAATAAATACTTCGTAGTAGGGCTCATCAATCCACAGGGAAGCAACTTCAGTGAGTTGACCCTGAAGGGCGGACCACGCACTTCAAAGACAGCGACAAACGCTTCTGCCACCGTAGTCAAGTCATTACCCGAGGGGCAATTCGCTTTCGAGATGTATGCAGGCCCTCAGCAATCGACTCAGCTCCTGGCTGTAGGCAGGGACTTCGATAATGTGAATCCCTATGGGTGGAGCTTTCTGCAGGGTGTGGTCAATCCGATTGCAGCGCTTTGTCTCAAGCTCCTGCTATGGATGCACGATAACCTGAAACTGACATACGGCTGGGTGCTGGTCATTTTTGGTGTTCTGGTACGAATAGCGCTATGGCCGCTCAACCAGAGTGCGATGCGCTCCAGTCTCAAGATGCAGGAGATTCAGCCTAGACTTGCCGAGGTGCAGAAGCGGTACAAGGACAAGCCTGAAAAGCAGCGGGAAGAAATGATGAAGGTTTACAAGGAAGCTGGCGCGAGTCCCTTCACAGCGCTGTCGGGATGTCTTCCTGCACTCATCCCGATGCCGGTACTGTTCGCGCTTTTCTTTGTTTTTCAGAATACCATTGAGTTCCGAGGAGTGCCGTTTCTCTGGCTGCTCGATATCTCGGTGAAGGATCCTTTTTACATCCTTCCTGTTCTGATGGGTGCATCGATGTTTGTCCTTTCGTGGATCGGGCTCCGGAACGCTCCGCCGAATCCGCAGGCAAAGATGATGGGTTACATGTTTCCTGTGATGATGGTGTTCTTTCTGGCAAACATGGCTTCTGGATTGAATCTGTATTACACGGCGCAGAACATTGCGGCGTTACCGCAACAATGGCTTCTGGCCCGAGAACGGGCAAGAAACAAGCGGCCGATTTAG
- a CDS encoding MBL fold metallo-hydrolase, whose product MRITYIGHATLLIELGDRIFLTDPNFDSHLGRFLPRVSAPGIALRDLPRLDAILVTHAHADHLSFESLAELPRDIPVFAPPVIAKWLIRLGYPAAHGIAPGESVSSGAVEITAAAAMHQGHRYGVDRWRGAANMYLLDTKTLSCFFAGDTALNAESDDMVNNRVTARGRRLDMALLPIGHAPWWKPGFRKGHLTSTDALTLFGRLNARYLIPYHWGTFDHVTSKAHDAIDRLKQQLPAYPRRADVRILEPGMTFDLPVDEKAEQ is encoded by the coding sequence TTGCGAATCACGTATATTGGTCACGCAACGCTACTAATTGAGCTTGGAGACCGGATCTTCCTTACCGATCCCAATTTCGATTCCCACCTCGGCCGATTCCTACCCAGGGTAAGTGCACCGGGGATTGCCCTTCGTGACCTGCCGCGACTCGATGCAATTCTCGTCACTCATGCGCACGCCGACCACTTGTCGTTCGAGTCGCTTGCAGAGCTACCGCGGGATATTCCGGTTTTTGCTCCACCGGTCATCGCAAAGTGGCTGATCCGTCTGGGCTACCCGGCAGCGCATGGGATTGCTCCTGGCGAGTCGGTATCCAGCGGTGCGGTGGAGATCACTGCTGCCGCGGCCATGCACCAAGGTCACAGATATGGCGTAGACCGCTGGCGAGGTGCTGCTAATATGTATCTACTTGATACTAAAACGTTATCATGTTTCTTCGCTGGCGACACTGCTCTCAATGCCGAGAGTGATGACATGGTCAATAATCGCGTTACAGCGAGGGGCAGGCGATTGGATATGGCTCTGCTGCCTATTGGCCACGCACCATGGTGGAAGCCTGGGTTCAGGAAGGGCCACCTGACCAGTACCGATGCGCTTACACTGTTTGGTCGGCTGAACGCCAGATATCTCATCCCATATCACTGGGGTACCTTCGACCACGTCACGTCGAAGGCTCACGATGCCATCGATCGTCTGAAGCAGCAGCTTCCAGCCTATCCGCGGCGTGCTGATGTGCGAATTCTGGAACCGGGAATGACGTTCGATCTTCCTGTGGACGAGAAGGCAGAACAGTGA
- the mnmE gene encoding tRNA uridine-5-carboxymethylaminomethyl(34) synthesis GTPase MnmE yields the protein MIPDSGGDTIVALATPPGRGAVALVRISGDRALEIAAVHITPWPAVQRVATLCRLYGQADDDVLDQALVTVFAKPDSFTGEDIVEISTHGGQYTPARVMTALIASGARPALPGEFTRRAVLNGKLDITQAEAIGDLIDSRSSAMHRAAMIQFDGGLSRRMTSLREKILEVEALIAYDIDFPEEDDGPVPEHRIADAASGLLSSLDMLLATVPTGEIIREGAVVVIAGAPNAGKSSLFNAMLGQARAIVTSIPGTTRDAIEGQIETLNWPVRLVDTAGLRHTDDLLEKLGIEVSETYLARAHVVLACGDTEDSVEQTLEAVRNRSTATVICVRTKSDLPESNQSTTEAQAAIDASRRFVSAETGSGLAKLLQSIDEALTLTVGAPVAEHPVLMRTRHVEGIRRARDEIAMFTDVWKHQLLPAPVAAAHLRTAAFALEEMIGAVSTDDVLDRVFRSFCVGK from the coding sequence ATGATTCCTGACAGCGGCGGTGATACAATCGTCGCTCTGGCCACTCCTCCTGGTCGTGGCGCTGTTGCCTTGGTGCGAATCAGCGGGGACAGGGCTCTGGAAATTGCTGCAGTTCATATCACACCCTGGCCTGCCGTACAAAGAGTGGCAACGCTATGCCGGCTTTACGGCCAGGCTGATGACGACGTACTCGATCAGGCGCTTGTCACAGTATTCGCAAAGCCGGACTCGTTTACCGGCGAAGACATCGTCGAGATCTCAACGCATGGTGGCCAGTATACACCTGCGCGCGTAATGACAGCGCTGATTGCGTCAGGGGCCAGGCCGGCCCTACCGGGCGAGTTCACGCGGAGAGCTGTTCTGAATGGGAAGCTGGACATCACACAGGCAGAAGCGATTGGCGATCTGATCGATTCGCGCTCGAGTGCGATGCACCGTGCCGCAATGATTCAGTTCGACGGGGGACTTTCCCGAAGAATGACATCGCTTCGTGAGAAAATCCTCGAAGTGGAAGCTTTGATCGCCTACGATATTGATTTCCCCGAAGAAGACGATGGCCCTGTTCCGGAACACAGAATCGCCGACGCTGCGTCCGGACTGCTGTCATCTCTCGACATGTTACTTGCTACAGTACCAACGGGCGAGATCATACGCGAAGGAGCAGTAGTTGTCATTGCCGGTGCGCCGAATGCCGGGAAATCCTCGCTGTTCAACGCCATGCTTGGCCAGGCCCGAGCTATCGTGACCAGTATCCCCGGCACTACGCGTGATGCTATCGAAGGACAGATCGAGACTCTGAACTGGCCGGTAAGACTCGTTGACACTGCCGGCCTTCGTCACACCGATGATCTGCTCGAGAAACTGGGCATTGAAGTAAGCGAGACGTATCTGGCACGTGCACACGTCGTTCTCGCCTGCGGCGATACTGAGGACTCAGTTGAACAAACGCTGGAGGCGGTGCGAAACAGATCTACTGCAACGGTGATTTGCGTTCGCACAAAGAGTGATCTGCCAGAATCCAATCAATCCACAACAGAGGCGCAGGCAGCAATCGATGCGTCGCGTCGTTTTGTAAGTGCTGAAACCGGTTCCGGATTAGCAAAGCTTCTGCAGTCTATCGACGAAGCATTGACTCTAACGGTCGGTGCGCCGGTAGCAGAGCATCCGGTTCTCATGAGGACACGCCATGTTGAAGGGATCAGGAGGGCGAGGGATGAGATAGCCATGTTTACCGACGTCTGGAAGCATCAGTTACTACCTGCTCCGGTGGCTGCTGCTCATCTCCGGACTGCTGCTTTCGCACTCGAAGAAATGATCGGCGCAGTCAGTACCGATGACGTGCTCGATCGGGTGTTCAGGTCGTTCTGCGTCGGGAAATAG